Proteins encoded in a region of the Osmerus mordax isolate fOsmMor3 chromosome 17, fOsmMor3.pri, whole genome shotgun sequence genome:
- the LOC136960051 gene encoding LOW QUALITY PROTEIN: C-X-C chemokine receptor type 4-like (The sequence of the model RefSeq protein was modified relative to this genomic sequence to represent the inferred CDS: inserted 2 bases in 1 codon), with protein sequence MSYYEHIVFDYDINDTGSGDLGLALEDPCDPDQVITPDLQRVFLPVVYGFIFVLGITGNGLVLMVLGCQRRSKLRLTDHYRLHLSAADLLFVLMLPFWAADAALTDWRFGLGTCVAVHVIYTVNLXVLILAFISLDRYLAVVKATDAHTSRTRQLLAWRLVFVGAWSPAALLAVSDIVFARTWEAGDGTIVCQRLYPADNAPLWVSVFHLQLVLVGLLVPGLVLLACYCVIVSRLTRSGPLQGQRQKRRAVRTTVALILCFFLCWLPYGAGITVDALMRLQVLPRGCSLEVVLSVWLAVAEPMAFAHCCLNPLLYAFLGADFKRSARQEDSTLGCLISSMTSPPPRRPGTSTATESESFSLHSS encoded by the exons ATGTCCTACTATGAG cATATTGTGTTTGACTATGACATAAACGACACTGGTTCTGGCGACTTGGGGCTGGCCCTGGAGGATCCGTGTGACCCGGATCAAGTTATAACCCCTGACCTCCAGAGAGTGTTCCTCCCTGTGGTCTACGGCTTCATCTTTGTCCTGGGCATCACTGGGAACGGCCTGGTGTTGATGGTGCTTGGCTGCCAGCGCAG GTCAAAATTGAGGCTGACAGACCACTACCGGCTGCACCTCTCTGCTGCCGATCTTCTCTTTGTGCTGATGCTCCCGTTCTGGGCAGCGGATGCTGCACTGACGGACTGGCGTTTCGGATTAGGCACCTGTGTGGCCGTGCACGTCATCTACACGGTGAACCT TGTGCTCATCCTGGCCTTCATCAGTCTGGACCGCTACCTAGCTGTGGTCAAAGCAACAGACGCGCACACCTCACGCACGAGACAGCTACTGGCATGGAGACTGGTGTTTGTAG gAGCCTGGTCGCCTGCGGCACTCTTGGCAGTGTCAGACATAGTGTTTGCCAGGACTTGGGAAGCAGGAGATGGGACGATTGTGTGCCAGCGCTTATACCCAGCTGACAACGCTCCTCTCTGGGTGTCAGTGttccacctgcagctggtgttgGTGGGCTTGCTGGTACCGGGCCTAGTTTTGCTAGCGTGTTACTGTGTCATCGTGTCCAGGCTGACCCGCAGCGGGCCTCTGcaggggcagagacagaagCGCAGAGCTGTCAGGACCACTGTGGCGTTGATCCTCTGCTTCTTCCTGTGTTGGCTCCCGTATGGTGCTGGCATCACTGTGGATGCCCTCATGCGCCTACAGGTTCTTCCCAGGGGCTGcagtctggaggtggtgctgagTGTGTGGCTGGCGGTGGCTGAACCCATGGCATTTGCCCACTGCTGTCTAAACCCGCTGCTGTACGCCTTCCTAGGGGCGGACTTCAAGAGGTCCGCCAGACAGGAGGACTCAACACTCGGTTGCCTCATCTCCAGTATGACGAGCCCACCTCCTAGACGCCCAGGAACCTCTACTGCCACAGAGTCTGAGTCATTTAGTCTACACTCCAGCTAA